A single genomic interval of Terriglobales bacterium harbors:
- a CDS encoding DEAD/DEAH box helicase codes for MSPGSDMGWAHPLVREWFLERFGSPTEPQEQGWPHILAGHATLISAPTGSGKTLAAFLACIDRLVRKALAGNLHDRTEVLYISPLKALGNDIQKNLEVPLGEILQRAGERGLLMPEIRTAVRTGDTLAHERRAMLRRPPHILVTTPESLYILLTAEGSRAVLKDVETVIVDEIHAVADDKRGAHLSLSLERLEALTKRRPVRIGLSATQKPIELVAQFLAGSERPLPAIVNIGHRRAMDLGVEVPGMPLGPVASNEMWDELYDRIAELVGEHRSTLLFVNTRRLAERVSHNLVEKLGEEAVAAHHGSLSRKLRLAAEKRLKEGQAKVVVATASLELGIDIGTVDLVCQIGSPRAIAVALQRAGRSGHWRGAVPKARFFVTTRDELVECAALVRSIRLGELDRLEVPDAPLDILAQQLVAASAVEDWREDDLYALARRAYPYRELGREEFDAVLEMLGEGVASRRGRYGAYLHRDRVHGRVKARRGGRLAAITSGGAIPDNALYSVIAEPEGTPVGTVDEDFAVESMKGDIMLLGNTSWRIRRIESTGRVLVEDAHGAPPNIPFWRGEAPARTAELSAQVAELRERVSEMVPERATQAVEWLKGECGLDDAGAEQIVAYIVEGRAVLGAVPTQTTIIAERFFDEGGGMQLVIHAPFGGRINKAWGLALRKRFCRSFNFELQAAATDEGLNIALAEQHSFPLADVFQYLHVETVKEVLEQAALASPIFAARWRWDAMRSLALLRFSGGRKVPPQIQRMRSDDLLASVFPDVAACQENITGDIRIPDHPLVREVMKDVLTEALDLEGLRAVLRGMASGAIRTLAVDTVAPSAFSHQILNANPYAFLDDAPLEERRARAVEMRRVLPDSVLAEVGRLDPAAIAQVREDAWPEVRDADELHDALYTLLALPEETRSPAGQPIVERWGGYFDTLVACDRAGRAVAAGRAYWVATERARTFAILFPEARFERPLPEIAGEASSRDDALLALVTGWMQHSGPTTSSELALALGLEEREVEQQMLRLEAAGTILRGSFRNHQTTPSPNQPIPHEWCDRRLLARIHQLTLGTLRKQIEPVTAAQFLRWLLRWQHLADGAQLRGERGVLEAVRQLQGFEIPANAWEPQVLARRVAGYDPKALDQLCLTGAVGWGRLSPHPATLEDSAAGRRRVVPTSVAPITFFVREEADWMLPRRPEEDQGTGLSHGAQELLGYLRQRGASFFADLVRGTGRLKAEVETALWELVAAGLVTADGFDNLRALIDPKRRSGHGAGRVARPRHSTGRWSLLYAGENADRVRAVEATCRMLLQRYGVVFRDLLARETIVPKWRELLDAFRRLEARGEVRGGRFVSGFLGEQFALPVAVDSLRATRKLEPSGETIVVSAADPLNLVGILVPGERVPAVSGRFVTYCDGVPVEAEARESGARAGD; via the coding sequence TCCCCCTGGGCGAGATCCTGCAAAGGGCGGGCGAGCGCGGCCTGCTGATGCCGGAGATACGCACCGCGGTCCGCACCGGCGACACGCTGGCGCACGAGCGCCGCGCCATGTTGCGGCGTCCGCCGCACATCCTGGTGACCACGCCGGAGTCGCTCTACATCCTGCTGACGGCCGAGGGAAGCCGCGCCGTGCTGAAGGACGTAGAGACGGTGATCGTGGACGAGATCCACGCCGTAGCCGACGACAAGCGCGGCGCTCATCTCTCGCTCTCGCTCGAGCGGCTGGAGGCGCTCACGAAACGCCGCCCGGTACGCATCGGGCTTTCCGCCACGCAGAAGCCGATTGAGCTAGTTGCGCAGTTCCTGGCCGGCAGCGAGCGTCCCCTGCCCGCCATCGTCAACATCGGCCATCGCCGCGCCATGGACCTGGGCGTCGAGGTGCCCGGCATGCCGCTCGGTCCGGTGGCTTCGAACGAGATGTGGGACGAGCTATATGACCGCATCGCGGAACTGGTCGGCGAGCATCGCTCCACGCTGCTGTTCGTCAACACGCGGCGCCTGGCGGAGCGTGTCTCTCACAATCTCGTCGAAAAGCTGGGCGAAGAAGCCGTGGCTGCGCACCATGGCAGCCTCTCCCGCAAGCTGCGCCTGGCGGCGGAGAAGCGGCTGAAGGAAGGCCAGGCCAAGGTCGTAGTCGCCACCGCTTCGCTCGAGCTCGGCATTGATATTGGAACTGTCGATCTCGTCTGCCAGATCGGCTCGCCGCGCGCGATTGCCGTTGCGCTGCAGCGTGCCGGGCGTTCCGGCCACTGGCGTGGCGCCGTGCCCAAGGCGCGCTTCTTTGTCACCACGCGCGATGAGCTGGTGGAATGCGCGGCCCTGGTGCGCTCCATTCGCCTGGGCGAACTCGATCGGCTGGAAGTGCCGGACGCGCCGCTGGACATCCTGGCCCAGCAGTTGGTGGCCGCATCTGCGGTCGAGGACTGGCGCGAGGACGACCTTTATGCCCTGGCTCGCCGTGCCTACCCCTATCGCGAGTTGGGGCGCGAGGAATTCGACGCGGTCCTCGAGATGCTCGGCGAAGGTGTGGCCTCGCGGCGCGGCCGCTACGGCGCCTACCTGCATCGCGATCGGGTACATGGTCGCGTGAAAGCCCGGCGCGGCGGCCGGCTGGCAGCCATTACCTCGGGCGGCGCCATCCCGGATAACGCCCTCTACAGCGTGATCGCCGAGCCCGAAGGCACGCCGGTGGGCACCGTGGACGAAGACTTCGCGGTCGAGAGCATGAAGGGCGACATCATGCTGCTGGGCAACACCAGTTGGCGCATTCGGCGCATCGAGTCCACCGGTCGCGTGCTGGTGGAAGACGCGCACGGCGCTCCGCCCAACATCCCTTTCTGGCGCGGCGAGGCGCCCGCACGCACGGCGGAGCTTTCGGCGCAGGTCGCCGAACTGCGTGAGCGAGTGAGCGAGATGGTCCCGGAGCGCGCGACGCAGGCGGTGGAATGGTTGAAGGGAGAGTGCGGCCTGGACGATGCCGGCGCGGAGCAGATCGTCGCCTACATCGTGGAGGGACGTGCCGTGCTGGGCGCCGTGCCTACGCAAACCACCATCATCGCCGAGCGTTTCTTCGACGAAGGCGGCGGGATGCAGCTCGTCATCCATGCGCCTTTCGGCGGGCGCATCAACAAGGCCTGGGGCCTGGCGCTGCGCAAGCGCTTCTGCCGCTCCTTCAACTTCGAGTTGCAGGCTGCCGCCACCGACGAAGGCCTGAACATCGCGCTGGCCGAGCAGCACAGCTTCCCGCTGGCCGACGTCTTCCAATATCTGCACGTGGAGACGGTCAAGGAAGTGTTGGAGCAGGCGGCCCTGGCTTCGCCCATCTTCGCGGCGCGCTGGCGCTGGGACGCCATGCGGTCGCTCGCGCTGTTGCGTTTCTCCGGCGGGCGCAAGGTGCCGCCGCAGATCCAGCGCATGCGCTCCGACGACCTGCTGGCCTCGGTATTCCCGGATGTGGCGGCCTGCCAGGAGAACATCACGGGCGACATTCGCATCCCCGACCACCCGCTGGTGCGCGAGGTGATGAAAGACGTGCTCACCGAAGCGCTCGACCTCGAAGGATTGCGCGCCGTGCTGCGCGGCATGGCCTCGGGCGCCATCCGCACCCTGGCGGTGGATACGGTGGCGCCTTCCGCGTTCTCCCATCAGATCCTGAACGCCAATCCTTACGCCTTCCTGGACGATGCACCACTCGAAGAGCGCCGCGCGCGCGCCGTCGAGATGCGGCGGGTGCTGCCGGATTCGGTGCTGGCGGAAGTGGGACGGCTCGATCCGGCGGCTATCGCGCAGGTGCGCGAGGATGCCTGGCCGGAAGTGCGCGACGCCGACGAACTGCACGACGCGCTCTACACCCTGCTGGCGCTGCCGGAAGAAACGCGGTCACCGGCCGGGCAACCGATAGTCGAAAGATGGGGTGGATACTTCGACACTTTGGTCGCCTGCGATCGAGCCGGGCGTGCTGTGGCCGCGGGCCGCGCCTACTGGGTGGCCACCGAGCGCGCCAGGACCTTTGCCATTCTTTTTCCTGAGGCTCGCTTCGAGCGTCCGCTACCCGAAATCGCAGGCGAAGCGTCTTCGCGCGATGACGCGCTGCTTGCGCTGGTAACCGGATGGATGCAGCACTCCGGCCCCACGACCTCGAGCGAGCTTGCTCTCGCGCTCGGCCTGGAGGAACGCGAGGTCGAACAGCAAATGCTACGCCTGGAAGCCGCTGGAACGATCCTCCGGGGCAGCTTTCGCAATCACCAAACCACCCCATCACCCAATCAGCCAATCCCGCACGAGTGGTGTGATCGCCGCTTGCTGGCGCGCATCCATCAGCTCACCCTCGGCACGCTGCGCAAACAGATCGAACCGGTAACCGCGGCACAGTTCCTGCGCTGGCTGCTGCGCTGGCAGCATCTGGCGGATGGCGCTCAGTTGCGCGGCGAGCGCGGCGTGCTCGAAGCCGTGCGCCAGTTGCAGGGCTTCGAGATCCCCGCCAACGCCTGGGAGCCGCAGGTGCTGGCGCGTCGTGTCGCGGGTTACGATCCCAAAGCCCTGGACCAGTTGTGCCTCACGGGCGCGGTGGGCTGGGGAAGACTTTCACCGCATCCTGCGACGCTGGAGGACTCCGCCGCGGGACGCCGCCGTGTGGTGCCCACCAGCGTCGCGCCCATCACCTTCTTCGTGCGCGAGGAAGCCGACTGGATGCTGCCCCGCCGCCCGGAGGAAGACCAAGGGACCGGCCTGAGCCACGGCGCGCAGGAACTGCTGGGCTACCTGCGACAGCGCGGAGCCTCCTTCTTCGCCGACCTGGTGCGCGGCACGGGGCGGTTGAAGGCGGAAGTGGAAACGGCGCTCTGGGAGCTGGTGGCGGCGGGCCTGGTGACGGCCGACGGCTTCGATAATCTCCGCGCCTTGATCGATCCCAAGCGTCGAAGCGGGCATGGCGCGGGACGCGTGGCGCGCCCCCGGCACAGCACCGGCCGCTGGTCGCTGCTCTACGCCGGGGAAAACGCCGATCGCGTGCGGGCCGTCGAGGCCACCTGCCGGATGCTGCTGCAGCGTTACGGCGTGGTATTCCGCGATTTGCTGGCTCGGGAGACGATCGTGCCCAAGTGGCGCGAGCTGCTCGATGCCTTCCGCCGCCTGGAAGCGCGCGGCGAAGTGCGCGGCGGCCGCTTCGTCTCCGGCTTCCTGGGCGAGCAGTTCGCTCTGCCCGTGGCGGTGGATTCGCTGCGCGCTACGCGCAAGCTGGAACCGAGCGGAGAAACCATCGTCGTCTCCGCCGCCGATCCGCTGAACCTGGTGGGCATCCTGGTGCCCGGCGAGCGCGTACCCGCCGTCTCCGGAAGATTCGTCACCTATTGCGATGGCGTGCCGGTGGAAGCCGAAGCTCGCGAGAGCGGCGCCCGCGCCGGCGATTGA
- a CDS encoding DUF4440 domain-containing protein, which translates to MRRVLLIVLLAAVASLGLAQQADSSAADEVIAVTKAQWKAEMRKDLAGAWKNIADDYTEFNDEYPTRLDGKTINHRLAEANLGSPGRLMAAEMANEKVQMYGDVAILTYNFIGAAANKDGVVEPTRAKSTRVYVKKDGQWMLVHANFAAAR; encoded by the coding sequence ATGCGTCGAGTACTTCTGATCGTGTTGTTGGCCGCCGTCGCCAGCCTGGGGTTGGCGCAGCAGGCCGACAGTTCCGCCGCAGACGAAGTCATTGCCGTCACCAAGGCCCAGTGGAAAGCCGAAATGCGCAAGGACCTGGCCGGCGCCTGGAAGAACATCGCCGACGACTACACCGAGTTCAACGACGAATATCCCACCCGCCTGGACGGCAAAACGATCAACCACCGGCTGGCGGAAGCCAACCTGGGATCGCCCGGCCGCCTGATGGCTGCGGAGATGGCCAACGAGAAAGTGCAGATGTACGGCGACGTGGCCATCCTGACCTACAACTTCATCGGCGCGGCTGCCAATAAAGACGGCGTGGTCGAGCCCACGCGCGCCAAGTCCACCCGGGTCTACGTGAAGAAGGACGGGCAGTGGATGCTGGTGCACGCCAACTTCGCGGCGGCAAGATAA
- a CDS encoding PilZ domain-containing protein → MASQGTICIAPGNLQRWRAEAIMLDSRAEQRGLRRYALRMQVTVRWSFGSTGGTVLALVRDISENGVFLFLDSRIPEGANIEFMLSLPTELAGDTQSAFWCKGRVVRVEAPLGAKAGIGARIEQRKKVPKESKLYQVESVSPSDAPLGGMVKGMSRSSKSSGRQATPAPPVSQAHHSEAGLLFFAALMVLAAGLLFSVFMPTPSANQTVQLAVEADPKAKVWVHTRTGQYYCQDTPEYGKLDPGKTMNQHDARAAYYRPAAGVCQ, encoded by the coding sequence ATGGCAAGTCAAGGCACAATCTGCATCGCGCCCGGCAACCTGCAGCGCTGGCGTGCCGAGGCCATCATGCTCGACAGCCGCGCTGAGCAGCGCGGTTTGCGGCGCTATGCCCTCCGCATGCAGGTTACGGTGCGCTGGTCCTTCGGCTCCACCGGAGGCACGGTGCTGGCGCTGGTGCGCGATATCAGCGAGAACGGCGTGTTCCTCTTCCTGGACTCGCGCATTCCCGAGGGCGCCAATATCGAGTTCATGCTGTCACTCCCGACGGAGCTCGCGGGGGACACCCAGAGCGCATTCTGGTGCAAGGGCCGCGTGGTTCGCGTTGAGGCGCCGCTGGGCGCCAAGGCAGGAATCGGCGCGCGCATCGAGCAGCGCAAGAAAGTTCCCAAGGAGTCCAAGCTCTACCAGGTGGAGTCGGTCAGTCCCAGTGATGCGCCGCTGGGCGGAATGGTCAAGGGGATGTCCCGCAGCAGCAAGAGTTCGGGGCGCCAGGCTACGCCAGCTCCGCCGGTATCCCAGGCTCATCATAGCGAGGCGGGATTGTTGTTCTTCGCCGCTTTGATGGTGCTGGCCGCCGGACTGTTGTTCAGCGTATTCATGCCCACGCCCTCCGCCAATCAAACGGTGCAGTTGGCGGTGGAGGCGGATCCGAAGGCCAAGGTGTGGGTGCATACCCGCACCGGCCAGTACTACTGCCAGGACACGCCCGAGTACGGCAAGCTGGACCCGGGCAAGACCATGAACCAGCACGATGCCCGGGCTGCCTACTATCGGCCGGCGGCGGGGGTCTGCCAATAA
- a CDS encoding sigma-70 family RNA polymerase sigma factor, with protein sequence MGDIASALSGRAEEVAIVAGLKSGSEEAYEWLIARFHQPIYSLVYRIVHDPADAADTTQEVFLKVFRGIHSFQGNASLKTWIYRIAIREASNQRRWWYRHKGRETSIEPAEETGDSGFCACLRETLVDGSDSPLESAMHGEVRERLEEELRQLPEPYRTTVILRDIEELSYEEIAEVLGVSLGTVKSRLMRGRDALRKRLLRYAGETAPENKRRSTEDDAGAAAGEPIEVTP encoded by the coding sequence GTGGGCGACATTGCCAGCGCGTTAAGTGGTCGCGCGGAAGAGGTGGCCATCGTGGCCGGGCTGAAGTCCGGCTCCGAGGAGGCCTATGAGTGGCTGATTGCCCGCTTCCATCAGCCCATCTACAGCCTGGTCTACCGCATTGTGCACGACCCGGCGGACGCGGCCGACACCACCCAGGAGGTCTTCCTGAAGGTGTTCCGCGGCATTCACTCCTTCCAGGGCAACGCCAGCCTGAAGACGTGGATATACCGCATCGCCATCCGGGAAGCGTCGAACCAGCGGCGCTGGTGGTACCGGCACAAGGGGCGCGAGACGTCCATCGAGCCCGCCGAGGAGACGGGCGACTCCGGTTTCTGCGCCTGCCTGCGGGAGACGCTGGTAGACGGATCGGACTCGCCGCTGGAGTCGGCCATGCATGGGGAAGTGCGGGAGCGGCTGGAGGAAGAACTGCGACAGTTGCCCGAGCCGTACCGCACCACGGTCATCTTGCGCGACATTGAAGAGCTTTCCTACGAGGAGATTGCGGAAGTGCTGGGAGTTTCGCTGGGCACGGTGAAATCACGCTTGATGCGCGGGCGCGACGCGTTGCGAAAGCGGCTCCTGCGCTATGCCGGGGAGACGGCGCCGGAGAACAAGCGCCGCTCCACCGAGGATGACGCCGGCGCTGCCGCCGGCGAGCCCATCGAGGTTACGCCATGA
- a CDS encoding anti-sigma factor, with the protein MKCKQARSLFSPCLDGVVTGAQMLAVERHLDVCAPCRLEYRQLTRTQALVHALGPRRAPEALALQLRVALSRRSADTLSRRLAAGMVRLENAINGFLLPATAGLVSTVLLFGLLVGIYPVPAQAGANDVPTLLYLPPQLEESPFAAGVSSLNSADALVVETYVDANGRVQNYRILAGPEQDEKLRAQLNNALIFTTFRPAMSFGRPTAGRVVLSFSKVSVKG; encoded by the coding sequence ATGAAGTGCAAACAGGCCCGTTCGCTGTTCTCTCCCTGCCTAGACGGTGTGGTGACCGGGGCCCAGATGCTGGCCGTAGAGCGCCACCTGGACGTGTGTGCCCCGTGCAGGCTGGAATATCGCCAGTTGACCCGCACGCAGGCGCTGGTCCACGCCCTGGGACCGCGACGCGCGCCGGAAGCCCTGGCGCTGCAGTTGCGCGTGGCCCTCTCCCGCCGCTCCGCCGATACGTTGAGCCGGCGCCTCGCCGCCGGCATGGTGCGGCTGGAAAACGCCATCAACGGATTCCTGCTGCCTGCCACGGCCGGGCTGGTGAGCACGGTGCTGCTGTTCGGGCTGCTGGTGGGAATCTATCCGGTTCCGGCGCAGGCGGGCGCCAACGACGTCCCCACATTGCTCTACCTGCCGCCGCAACTGGAGGAGTCGCCCTTCGCCGCGGGAGTGAGCTCGCTGAACAGCGCGGATGCGCTGGTGGTGGAGACCTACGTGGACGCCAACGGCCGGGTACAGAACTATCGCATCCTGGCCGGTCCGGAGCAGGACGAAAAGCTGCGCGCCCAACTCAACAATGCGCTGATTTTCACCACCTTTCGTCCCGCCATGTCGTTCGGGCGTCCCACAGCAGGGCGCGTGGTGCTCTCTTTCTCCAAGGTGTCGGTGAAGGGATAA
- a CDS encoding tetratricopeptide repeat protein has translation MLRLLPRFVLLAGLCGLLALPCGAQTTSKVSLDTSETLFTVLAAINACGYDQEVTASDPVRLQVRAEVADAITRSPQAAAAHRQVCDFYRDHQQPEASRTLAQYVSLALYLDGPAEFAPNAKEADFPPDAAYVLGLAPLLKPFYAETNLGAIWKKHQREYESFIEGYHQPVSRMLLETDVYLKLQFAGYLGRRFVVYLDPLAAPSQVNARNYGPNYFVVISPAGPPRMEQVRHTYLHYVLDTFTLKRANALVKLQPLLEAVKAAPMDESFKHDVGLLLIESLIRALEARTMVPPEDTPKNKVREVRERKAEDAVREGFVLARYFYSALERFEESPVGIKDAFGDMLHDLPAEDEIKRAREVEFAAQAAPEVVRASRPGEVSMLALAEDRLARGDTATAQQLARQALEIRREDPAHALFVLARAATRDGNMEGARLYFERTLELAREPRLVAWAHIYLGRIFDLQENRDAAVSHYRAALAAGDTTPDTRAAAERGLAQPYEPQAARP, from the coding sequence GTGCTGCGGCTTCTCCCTCGGTTCGTGCTGCTGGCGGGCCTGTGCGGCTTGCTCGCGCTCCCGTGTGGGGCACAGACCACCTCCAAGGTTTCACTCGACACCAGCGAAACGCTGTTCACGGTGCTGGCCGCCATCAATGCCTGCGGCTACGACCAGGAAGTCACAGCCTCCGATCCTGTGCGGCTGCAGGTTCGCGCCGAAGTGGCGGACGCCATCACCCGCTCCCCGCAGGCGGCCGCGGCGCACCGCCAGGTCTGCGACTTTTACCGCGACCACCAGCAGCCGGAGGCTTCGCGCACGCTGGCCCAGTATGTGTCCTTGGCCTTGTACCTCGACGGTCCGGCGGAGTTCGCGCCCAACGCGAAAGAAGCCGATTTCCCACCCGACGCGGCCTACGTTCTCGGCCTGGCGCCGTTGCTGAAGCCCTTCTACGCGGAAACCAACCTGGGCGCGATCTGGAAGAAGCACCAGCGCGAGTATGAGAGTTTCATCGAAGGCTACCACCAGCCGGTCTCACGCATGCTGCTGGAGACTGACGTCTACCTGAAGCTGCAGTTTGCCGGCTACCTGGGGCGGCGCTTCGTGGTGTACCTGGACCCGCTGGCCGCGCCCAGCCAGGTGAACGCGCGCAACTATGGTCCCAACTACTTCGTAGTGATTTCGCCGGCCGGGCCGCCGCGCATGGAGCAGGTGCGCCACACCTATCTGCATTATGTGCTCGACACCTTCACGCTCAAGCGGGCCAATGCCCTGGTGAAGTTGCAGCCTTTGCTGGAGGCGGTCAAGGCCGCGCCCATGGATGAGAGTTTCAAGCACGACGTAGGACTGCTGCTGATCGAGTCCTTGATCCGTGCTCTGGAAGCGCGCACCATGGTCCCCCCGGAGGACACACCCAAGAACAAGGTTCGCGAGGTGCGGGAGCGCAAGGCCGAGGATGCCGTGCGCGAAGGCTTCGTATTGGCACGCTATTTCTACAGCGCGCTGGAACGGTTCGAAGAGAGCCCGGTGGGCATCAAGGACGCCTTCGGTGACATGCTGCACGACTTGCCGGCGGAGGACGAGATCAAGCGCGCCCGCGAGGTGGAGTTTGCCGCCCAGGCGGCCCCGGAGGTAGTGCGCGCCTCGCGGCCCGGCGAAGTTTCCATGCTGGCACTGGCGGAGGACCGGCTGGCGCGGGGAGACACAGCCACGGCTCAGCAACTGGCCCGCCAGGCGCTGGAAATCCGCCGTGAAGACCCCGCGCACGCTCTGTTCGTGCTGGCCCGCGCCGCCACCCGCGACGGAAACATGGAAGGGGCACGCCTCTACTTTGAACGCACCCTCGAACTGGCCCGTGAGCCTCGTCTGGTAGCCTGGGCCCACATCTATCTCGGCAGGATCTTTGACCTGCAGGAGAACCGCGACGCCGCCGTTTCGCACTATCGCGCTGCGCTGGCCGCGGGTGACACCACGCCCGACACCCGGGCCGCTGCCGAACGAGGGCTGGCACAGCCCTACGAACCGCAGGCGGCCAGGCCGTAG